One window of the Xiphophorus hellerii strain 12219 chromosome 15, Xiphophorus_hellerii-4.1, whole genome shotgun sequence genome contains the following:
- the LOC116734735 gene encoding uncharacterized protein LOC116734735 yields MLLICLFFRYSYRKKMETIPLGISLQTEPTFPPPSPKRARTDCAATEDLHGNSGFDSSQLRTSQDAISNLLTNNLQETDGLITAESGQYHDENPTGLPSDVTPATHVTSESNEVCVSVEREEKSFVIETDELSPASNSTPRLPDCKLLEKSLEGENPGVCLQNDENDGNLGTWAQTQPSLVQAVTFCSHQTADTDLCHAFSQLADAVEGDLKREKAPLRSPTSSFQDALPLCSNAEADHCQKSDHRIPENVSDVETKGQGSNTFVKSSEGLITCCEFVSGTTISAENVSFKDHNYVVEAEIPAAVRISQEAAEEDNEADAFCVIDPVIWSEIDEEVERLLCNSDGAAGGELSPLVEVCNTEATSPLCSEVRASLDSIPDSEQLQRDENKIGKTSNLMQDQTDNEGKYSPAFAGDDGTGEICITTGSRLKVAVSPDHMEMPELEYSHGKTDKVEEVAGFIQSNSPKETETDELRNLESERQNKQGDCNSYQKEGKTQKHGRNLNSIDDKQENELGESFEGNICVTYVTTEGKEQNQKVKVGGEINIDERETGERMQKQSEFEDDIREESPIQDVSEWAETRLSFYNGEDPEQSLGCLAHDQHMPDVSTLHTVPPTTDAVVPCPSQNALHGVRYFPSAFTPGKDVLGGFDTFEKIKLFPDDDDGATELLNTPQEEQEHHMQVAESEINEKTLEDKKECTENGFDSSDSSSNDVPNFTPYLEKEPNSGSTNDSSLCSHDELNLQSASSAVPTDSDGPSCDLSTSFDFVMKEHFGRVLQELNLFFDISRNEFTRPPSPDLPESSEDHSTKVLSSPGLECYVHTSTAIEDHGLVMCGLDPAVSCPVIRSDGEQEVPLNRNLEQKPSMDTTEKSKESQKAEQKVKVWSPSFMRLPDSEQLSHRPPDLPRRLEPLRTCTRPIRVGLSKRAKTKQLHHAHPYK; encoded by the exons ATGCTGcttatctgtttgttttttaggtaTTCTTacaggaagaaaatggaaacaatCCCCCTAGGAATCAGTCTGCAAACAGAGCCCACTTTCCCACCACCTTCTCCAAAACGAGCGAGGACAGACTGCGCTGCGACAGAAGACCTCCACGGGAACAGCGGGTTCGACTCTTCACAGCTTCGGACATCTCAGGATGCGATTAGCAACCTATTGACGAATAACCTCCAGGAGACCGACGGCCTTATAACAGCAGAGAGTGGGCAGTATCATGATGAAAACCCTACAGGACTTCCTTCAGATGTTACTCCTGCTACTCATGTGACTTCAGAGTCAAAtgaggtgtgtgtgagtgtcgAGAGAGAGGAGAAGTCTTTTGTTATCGAAACAGACGAGCTAAGTCCCGCCAGCAACAGCACACCCAGACTTCCCGACTGTAAACTGCTGGAGAAGTCGCTCGAGGGTGAAAATCCTGGTGTCTGTCTTCAGAATGACGAGAATGATGGGAATCTTGGGACTTGGGCTCAAACTCAACCCAGTCTCGTTCAGGCAGTCACCTTCTGTTCACATCAGACGGCTGACACAGATTTATGTCATGCTTTCAGCCAACTGGCGGATGCTGTAGAGGGTGATCTGAAGAGAGAGAAGGCACCTCTGAGGAGTCCCACATCCTCCTTCCAAGATGCTCTCCCACTCTGCTCAAACGCTGAAGCGGATCATTGTCAGAAATCTGACCATCGGATTCCTGAAAATGTCTCAGACGTAGAAACAAAAGGTCAAGGAAGCAATACCTTTGTCAAATCTTCTGAGGGATTGATTACTTGCTGTGAGTTTGTGTCAGGCACAACCatatcagctgaaaatgtgagTTTCAAGGATCACAACTATGTGGTAGAGGCAGAGATTCCAGCAGCTGTTAGAATCAGTCAAGAGGCTGCCGAAGAAGATAATGAGGCCGACGCATTCTGTGTAATTGACCCTGTAATCTGGAGTGAAATTGATGAGGAGGTTGAACGACTGCTCTGTAACTCAGACGGCGCTGCAGGTGGAGAATTATCTCCATTAGTTGAAGTCTGCAACACTGAAGCAACTTCTCCACTTTGTTCTGAAGTCAGAGCGTCACTGGATTCAATTCCAGACTCTGAGCAGCTTCAGAGAGACGAAAATAAGATTGGCAAAACAAGCAACTTGATGCAAGACCAGACCGACAATGAGGGCAAATACAGTCCTGCATTTGCTGGAGATGATGGAACTGGAGAGATCTGCATTACGACGGGAAGTCGGCTGAAAGTTGCTGTCAGCCCTGACCACATGGAGATGCCTGAGCTGGAATACTCGCACGGCAAAACTGACAAAGTGGAAGAGGTTGCTGGGTTCATACAAAGTAATTCtccaaaagaaacagaaaccgACGAATTGAGGAATTTAGAATCGGAGCGGCAAAATAAACAAGGAGACTGCAACAGTTaccagaaagaaggaaaaacacaaaaacatggcaGAAATCTCAATAGTATTGACgacaaacaagaaaatgagCTCGGTGAATCTTTTGAGGGCAATATTTGCGTAACCTATGTGACGACTGAAGGCAAGGAACAAAACCAAAAGGTAAAAGTTGGCGGAGAAATAAATATAGACGAGCGGGAAACTGGGGAGCGCATGCAGAAGCAAAGTGAGTTTGAAGACGACATTAGGGAAGAGTCTCCCATTCAAGATGTCAGTGAATGGGCAGAGACCAGGTTGAGTTTTTATAACGGAGAAGATCCAGAACAAAGTCTAGGTTGCTTGGCTCACGATCAACACATGCCTGATGTGTCCACGCTCCACACCGTTCCTCCTACGACTGACGCAGTCGTTCCGTGCCCATCTCAAAACGCTCTCCATGGCGTCAGATATTTCCCATCTGCCTTCACTCCTGGCAAGGATGTGCTCGGTGGGTTTGACACGTTTGAAAAGATCAAACTCTTtccagatgatgatgatggtgccACAGAGCTCCTGAACACACCCCAGGAAGAACAAGAACACCACATGCAAGTGGCAGAAAGCGAGATCAATGAAAAGACACTTGAAGATAAGAAGGAGTGCACAGAGAATGGGTTTGACTCCAGTGATTCCAGTTCTAATGATGTCCCAAACTTCACCCCATACCTGGAAAAAGAGCCAAACAGCGGATCAACCAATGATTCCTCTCTCTGCTCACATGATGAATTGAACCTGCAGTCAGCGTCTTCTGCTGTTCCTACTGACTCTGATGGGCCCTCTTGTGATCTAAGCACCAGTTTTGACTTTGTAATGAAGGAACACTTTGGCAGGGTCTTACAGGAGCTCAACTTATTCTTTGATATCAGTAGAAACGAATTCACAAGGCCGCCCTCGCCTGATTTACCCGAATCCTCGGAGGACCACTCTACCAAAGTGCTGAGTAGCCCTGGACTGGAATGCTACGTTCACACGTCAACAG CTATTGAAGACCACGGCCTGGTGATGTGTGGACTTGATCCAGCCGTTTCCTGTCCGGTTATCAGGAGTGATGGCGAACAGGAAGTACCTCTCAACAGAAACCTGGAGCAGAAACCATCGATGGACACCACAGAGAAGAGCAAAG AGTCCCAGAAGGCGGAGCAGAAAGTTAAAGTTTGGTCTCCATCCTTCATGCGTCTGCCTGACTCGGAGCAGCTGAGCCACA GACCACCAGATCTACCCAGGAGGCTGGAGCCTTTGAGAACGTGCACGCGGCCAATCAGGGTTGGACTTTCAAAACGAGCCAAGACCAAACAGCTCCACCACGCACATCCATACAAATAA